Proteins encoded within one genomic window of Prochlorococcus marinus str. MIT 9515:
- a CDS encoding SDR family NAD(P)-dependent oxidoreductase gives MLKDKNILITGGNSGIGFYATINLLKAKNNLYIPIRSIPRKDQFFFKLLKYFDKKYLDKYLNLIENIDLANLRNIEILRDYLNKKNVSFDVIILNAGLQYTGSFYPKVSKQGIELTFAVNHLAHFYLVNSLIGLINNKKESRIIITSSDVHDPKSSGGNVGKKAGLNNLVNFKQEITGKYLNFNSDKAYKNSKLCNILFAKELSKRLQIKAYEVAVITWAPGLVIPNEDLGFFRYSKKFNFFGYIIFSIIAKNILGISENVENAGKLLSEIVTDPEFNNIKYLHLSNKLVFFKKHKLLKSEISEEANKSDLALRLWNLSEELCQSFGFVSLNI, from the coding sequence ATGTTGAAAGATAAAAATATCTTAATAACAGGTGGTAATTCTGGGATTGGTTTTTATGCAACTATTAACTTATTGAAGGCTAAAAATAATTTATATATTCCAATAAGATCTATACCAAGAAAAGATCAGTTTTTTTTTAAACTTCTCAAATATTTTGATAAAAAATACCTTGATAAGTATCTAAATCTTATTGAAAATATTGATTTAGCTAATTTAAGAAATATTGAAATACTAAGAGATTATTTAAACAAAAAAAATGTATCTTTTGATGTGATTATCCTTAATGCAGGTTTGCAATATACGGGATCTTTTTATCCTAAAGTCTCAAAACAAGGCATTGAACTAACTTTCGCAGTCAATCATCTCGCACATTTTTACTTAGTTAATTCTCTTATCGGACTAATAAATAATAAAAAAGAATCAAGAATTATTATTACATCATCTGATGTACATGATCCAAAGAGTTCTGGAGGCAATGTTGGTAAAAAAGCGGGCTTAAATAACCTAGTCAATTTTAAACAAGAAATTACAGGGAAATATTTAAATTTTAATTCAGATAAAGCTTACAAAAATAGTAAATTGTGTAATATATTATTTGCTAAAGAACTTTCAAAAAGATTACAAATTAAAGCTTATGAAGTAGCTGTTATTACTTGGGCCCCAGGACTTGTAATTCCAAATGAAGATTTAGGTTTCTTTAGATATAGTAAAAAGTTTAATTTTTTTGGGTATATCATTTTTTCTATTATTGCAAAAAATATTTTAGGTATTTCTGAAAATGTAGAAAATGCAGGAAAATTGCTTTCTGAAATTGTTACTGATCCTGAATTCAATAATATTAAGTACCTGCATTTAAGCAATAAGCTTGTCTTTTTTAAAAAACATAAATTACTCAAAAGTGAGATTAGTGAAGAAGCTAATAAAAGTGATCTTGCTTTAAGACTTTGGAATCTAAGTGAAGAATTATGCCAATCATTTGGGTTCGTATCTCTCAATATTTAA
- the crtL gene encoding lycopene beta cyclase has product MSSKGLPDVLVLGAGPAGMAIASALGKEKLEVEVLSPKGPDEPWPNTYGIWGKEVDQLGLQDLLEYRWKNTVSFFGHGSIEEHHYENKATEHSLDYGLFDKKKLHSYWLNECNKSLIKWHEGFAEKINFEKYKTTVTTKNGETYSARLVVDATGYDPVFLKLKSCGPLAVQTCYGIVGTFSKPPLKKGQFVLMDYRNDHLNEEQKKEPPTFLYAMDMGNGKYFLEETSLGLVNPLTMENLKERLEKRLSYRNISITSMQHEELGLFLPMNMPIPNFKQQILGYGGAASMVHPASGYLIGNVLRRAPLVAKAISTAMNDKKLSTYNIARKGWESLWPTELIRKKSIYQFGLEKLMRFDEKLLREFFGSFFQLPKTQWYGFLTDTLSLREIVYAMCIMFIRAPWSVKKGLMIMHGKELKMLLRIVLPNI; this is encoded by the coding sequence ATGTCTTCCAAAGGTTTACCAGATGTACTAGTTTTGGGCGCAGGACCGGCAGGGATGGCGATTGCATCGGCTTTAGGTAAAGAGAAGTTAGAGGTAGAGGTACTCTCACCTAAGGGCCCTGACGAACCTTGGCCAAATACTTATGGTATATGGGGAAAGGAAGTAGATCAACTTGGACTTCAGGATTTACTTGAGTATAGATGGAAAAATACCGTTAGTTTTTTTGGACATGGTTCTATTGAAGAACATCACTATGAAAACAAAGCAACCGAGCACTCTTTAGATTATGGATTATTTGATAAGAAGAAATTACATAGTTACTGGTTAAATGAATGTAATAAGTCCCTTATTAAGTGGCATGAAGGTTTTGCAGAGAAGATAAATTTTGAAAAATATAAAACTACAGTTACTACCAAAAATGGGGAAACTTACTCAGCAAGATTAGTTGTAGATGCAACTGGATATGATCCCGTATTTCTTAAATTAAAATCATGTGGACCATTAGCAGTTCAGACTTGTTATGGGATAGTAGGAACTTTTAGTAAGCCTCCACTAAAAAAAGGCCAATTTGTCCTAATGGATTATCGAAATGATCATTTAAACGAAGAACAAAAAAAAGAACCTCCTACTTTTTTGTATGCAATGGATATGGGGAATGGTAAGTATTTTCTTGAAGAGACTTCTCTTGGATTAGTAAATCCTTTGACAATGGAAAATCTAAAGGAAAGGTTAGAGAAAAGGCTTTCTTACAGAAATATATCAATTACCAGCATGCAACATGAAGAACTCGGTTTGTTTTTACCAATGAATATGCCTATCCCAAATTTCAAACAACAAATATTAGGCTATGGTGGCGCGGCCTCAATGGTTCATCCAGCATCTGGATATTTAATTGGTAACGTCCTCAGAAGAGCTCCATTAGTCGCAAAAGCCATATCAACGGCAATGAATGATAAGAAACTAAGTACCTATAATATTGCTCGTAAAGGATGGGAGAGTTTATGGCCAACAGAATTAATAAGAAAAAAATCAATTTATCAATTTGGTTTAGAAAAACTAATGAGATTCGATGAGAAATTATTAAGAGAATTTTTTGGCAGTTTTTTTCAATTACCAAAAACTCAATGGTATGGATTTCTAACTGATACACTCTCCTTAAGAGAAATAGTATACGCAATGTGCATAATGTTTATAAGGGCTCCTTGGAGCGTCAAAAAGGGATTAATGATTATGCATGGTAAAGAATTAAAAATGTTACTCAGGATAGTTTTGCCTAATATATAA
- a CDS encoding mechanosensitive ion channel family protein, whose protein sequence is MKVFTEKLILAISIFLIGIIISIIISKISKVIFKRISKRTKTNFDDFIFDTINGVLKPIGFLLSGYFSIDYFFTDEITFISVILNIQKLLILIIIIKALNKVLIKSLTESTAKIDDSSISSMISSLTPLIKAFTWTIGSIFFLQNIGVKMTAIWALLSAGGIGAGLALKDPVQEFFEYITILLDKPFQKGEFIKSDSVLGMVERVGVRSSRIRSINGEVVVMSNSALTNGIISNYAQMKKRRLVHKLGVVYETSPSLMKMIPNIIKKIIEETKDASFDRCHFTDFGDFSLNFELVYFIPTNNYLAAMEAQQSINLRIIEEFSANKIEFAFPTQTLNIERYEPK, encoded by the coding sequence ATGAAAGTATTTACAGAAAAATTGATTTTGGCAATTTCGATATTTCTTATTGGAATAATAATATCGATCATAATATCTAAAATTTCCAAGGTTATTTTTAAAAGGATTTCTAAAAGAACAAAAACAAATTTCGATGATTTTATTTTTGATACAATTAATGGAGTTTTAAAGCCAATAGGTTTTCTTCTATCAGGCTATTTCTCAATTGATTATTTTTTCACTGATGAAATAACTTTTATATCTGTAATCTTAAATATTCAAAAATTACTGATATTAATAATCATTATTAAAGCTCTTAATAAAGTACTAATTAAATCTTTAACAGAATCCACTGCAAAAATTGATGATTCTTCAATCAGTTCGATGATCTCATCATTAACACCTTTAATTAAAGCATTTACATGGACTATAGGATCTATATTTTTCTTGCAAAATATAGGTGTGAAAATGACTGCGATTTGGGCATTGCTTAGTGCAGGCGGTATCGGGGCAGGTTTAGCATTAAAAGATCCAGTTCAAGAATTTTTTGAATACATAACAATTTTGCTTGATAAACCTTTTCAAAAAGGTGAATTTATAAAGTCCGATAGCGTATTAGGAATGGTAGAAAGGGTAGGAGTAAGATCCTCAAGAATAAGAAGTATCAACGGAGAAGTAGTAGTAATGAGCAACAGTGCATTAACTAATGGGATAATTTCAAATTATGCTCAAATGAAGAAAAGAAGACTTGTTCATAAATTGGGCGTAGTTTATGAAACCTCTCCATCTCTAATGAAAATGATTCCAAATATTATAAAAAAAATTATTGAAGAAACTAAAGATGCCTCTTTTGATAGATGTCACTTTACAGATTTCGGAGACTTCAGTCTAAATTTCGAATTAGTTTATTTCATACCAACAAATAATTATTTAGCTGCTATGGAAGCTCAACAAAGTATTAACTTACGAATTATTGAAGAATTCTCCGCTAACAAAATAGAATTTGCATTCCCAACTCAAACATTAAATATTGAGAGATACGAACCCAAATGA
- a CDS encoding isochorismatase family protein, with amino-acid sequence MRKKKKKALLLIDIQEKIINPINNKDSIIKNIKKLLRAYQILEKNIFLSEQNPLKLGKTIPNILPEVNFTQIEKMDFSLASSQLIFEEFAKKNITNLIICGFETHICIQQSVLEFLKKGYEVLLICDAMGSRNDLDHEIALQRMLHKGAIITTTESIIFEICQTSDRKEFKEISNIIKNQR; translated from the coding sequence ATCAGAAAAAAAAAAAAAAAAGCCTTACTTCTCATAGATATTCAGGAGAAAATTATAAATCCAATTAATAATAAAGATTCAATAATTAAAAACATCAAGAAGCTATTGAGAGCTTACCAAATCCTAGAAAAAAACATTTTCCTCTCAGAGCAAAACCCTCTGAAATTGGGCAAAACAATCCCAAATATATTACCTGAAGTTAATTTTACTCAAATCGAAAAGATGGATTTTAGCTTAGCTAGTAGTCAACTTATTTTTGAAGAATTTGCTAAAAAAAATATTACTAATTTAATAATTTGCGGATTTGAGACACACATATGTATTCAGCAAAGTGTCTTAGAATTTTTAAAAAAGGGATATGAAGTACTTTTAATATGCGATGCCATGGGAAGTAGAAACGATTTAGATCACGAAATCGCACTACAGAGAATGCTACATAAAGGAGCAATTATTACTACTACCGAATCAATAATTTTTGAAATTTGTCAAACCTCAGATAGAAAAGAATTTAAAGAAATTAGCAATATAATTAAAAATCAAAGATAA
- a CDS encoding SDR family NAD(P)-dependent oxidoreductase: MRTILISGANRGIGLNIAHRELKAGNRISIGIRDLESIKGSVIDPNNWRKDKILINKYDALDKLSAEKWIKNTISNFGGFDSLINCSGILSKIPFLYKDGDEKEILNTLNINFLAIWNLCRLSWEHLSKSNNGRIIVLVSMSGKRSKGDLAAYSASKFALMSLCQTIKNKGWEENIRVTAICPGWVNTDMAEKISSLEKSKMTQPNDIAEICSTILKLPMQSVPFEIALNCNHEI, translated from the coding sequence ATGAGAACTATACTAATAAGCGGAGCCAACAGAGGGATAGGTTTAAATATTGCACATAGAGAATTAAAAGCAGGAAATAGAATTAGCATTGGAATTAGAGATTTAGAATCTATTAAAGGGAGCGTTATTGATCCAAATAATTGGCGCAAAGATAAAATTCTTATTAATAAATACGACGCATTAGATAAGTTATCTGCCGAAAAATGGATTAAAAATACGATCTCTAATTTTGGAGGTTTTGATTCATTAATAAATTGCTCTGGGATACTTTCAAAAATTCCTTTTTTATATAAAGATGGGGATGAAAAAGAAATTTTGAATACTTTAAATATAAATTTTTTAGCTATTTGGAATCTATGCAGACTGTCTTGGGAACACTTAAGTAAATCTAATAATGGAAGAATTATAGTTTTAGTCTCAATGAGTGGCAAAAGGTCTAAAGGAGATTTAGCTGCATATTCCGCATCTAAATTCGCGTTGATGAGTCTTTGCCAAACAATAAAGAACAAAGGTTGGGAAGAAAATATTAGGGTTACGGCTATCTGTCCTGGTTGGGTTAATACAGATATGGCTGAGAAGATTTCATCATTAGAAAAGTCAAAAATGACTCAACCAAATGATATCGCTGAGATCTGTTCTACTATATTGAAATTACCAATGCAGTCAGTTCCTTTTGAAATAGCTTTAAATTGTAATCATGAAATTTAA
- a CDS encoding GIY-YIG nuclease family protein, with product MAGYVYLIRVGDLYRIGKADNLDKKIRKLKPDELLTSIMTKEPETLEARLLRKYKSQRIPETGYLKLTKRQISECKKQFELKGNLPHTLDAEVSITLFASFLFFGITFLILNYFNVVFLRNISYSFALASVPMLILSLTGSFGGYFSEDLSLFSLVTNRIKGFFMAIAMITMSFLMFRLN from the coding sequence ATGGCGGGATATGTTTACCTCATAAGAGTTGGAGATCTTTATCGTATTGGTAAGGCAGATAATCTTGATAAGAAAATTAGAAAACTTAAACCTGATGAATTATTAACTTCCATAATGACTAAGGAACCTGAAACACTTGAAGCCAGGTTATTAAGAAAATATAAATCTCAAAGGATTCCTGAAACTGGATATTTAAAGCTCACTAAAAGACAGATATCTGAGTGTAAAAAACAATTTGAATTAAAAGGAAATTTACCTCATACACTTGATGCTGAAGTCTCTATAACCTTATTCGCATCCTTTTTATTTTTTGGAATAACTTTTTTAATTCTTAATTATTTTAATGTTGTATTTTTAAGAAATATTTCCTATTCATTCGCTTTAGCATCAGTACCTATGCTCATCTTGTCACTTACAGGCAGTTTTGGGGGATATTTTTCGGAAGATTTATCTCTGTTTTCATTAGTTACTAATAGAATAAAAGGTTTTTTTATGGCAATTGCTATGATTACAATGTCTTTTTTAATGTTCAGATTAAATTAA
- a CDS encoding Fur family transcriptional regulator, with product MSLSSKYKVITSPLGDGLHKDGKRLTPQRLKVLNLFENIGAGNHLSAEQVHEKLVQSSSKVSLATIYRTLRLLVQMGLLHELELSEGGHRYELLSNETADHHHLICIRCGRTEEFENDDVLKAGKVAAKVNGFKLIESSLNVRAICPNCV from the coding sequence TTGTCGCTATCTTCTAAATACAAAGTAATTACTTCCCCTTTAGGAGATGGCCTACACAAAGATGGTAAAAGGTTAACCCCTCAAAGACTTAAAGTTTTAAATTTATTTGAGAATATTGGAGCAGGAAATCATTTAAGCGCTGAACAGGTGCATGAAAAATTAGTTCAATCTAGTTCAAAAGTTTCTTTGGCAACAATATATAGAACTTTGAGACTTCTTGTTCAAATGGGCTTATTACATGAATTAGAGCTTAGTGAAGGGGGGCATAGATACGAATTGCTTTCTAATGAAACTGCAGATCATCATCACTTGATTTGCATAAGGTGTGGAAGAACTGAAGAATTTGAAAATGATGATGTGTTAAAGGCTGGTAAAGTAGCCGCAAAAGTTAATGGTTTTAAACTTATTGAATCTTCGTTAAATGTTAGAGCTATATGTCCTAATTGTGTTTAG
- the stpA gene encoding glucosylglycerol 3-phosphatase has product MNHNKLDFENIIINSKNILFIQDIDGVCIPLVKDPMTRKLESKYIFAAKDLEDEFFVLTCGEHDGPRGVNRIVERSLNSNITPKEKGLYLRGLAACGVEYQDNNGHISFEGVSKKEVNFLNKVPELMRPDFETIVKKIFPNLDQEEINSHALKSICETRFSPTINFNSLFDLVEEDSEKRKLIQRSFEDMMKNIIYKAECQGLKNSFFLHISPNLGSKNGNEIIKLSTKNDIGSTDIQLLLKGAVKDSGVLFLLNKFIYDKTGKAPFGRNFNFRDSPNSLKEKVDFCKNNINSKDMPTIIGIGDTVTSKKNINNLYLRGGSDRSFLEFIQLLGKEFKSNNKIIFVDSSSGEVNRPSTKISGLNGISDEEDHLKFDMIFQNGPREYINWFIEFVKNRSKIKKNLI; this is encoded by the coding sequence ATGAATCATAATAAATTAGATTTTGAAAATATTATTATTAATTCTAAAAATATCTTATTTATTCAAGACATTGATGGGGTATGTATTCCACTAGTGAAAGATCCAATGACTAGAAAATTGGAATCAAAATATATATTTGCAGCAAAAGATTTAGAAGATGAATTTTTTGTCTTAACTTGTGGAGAACATGACGGCCCAAGAGGGGTTAATAGAATAGTTGAAAGAAGCTTAAATAGTAATATCACGCCAAAAGAAAAAGGTCTTTATTTAAGGGGTTTAGCGGCGTGTGGTGTCGAATATCAAGATAATAATGGGCATATAAGTTTTGAGGGGGTATCAAAAAAAGAAGTTAATTTCTTAAATAAAGTTCCTGAATTGATGAGACCTGATTTCGAAACAATTGTAAAGAAAATTTTTCCGAATCTCGATCAAGAAGAAATAAATTCACATGCATTGAAGTCGATATGTGAGACAAGGTTCTCACCAACAATTAATTTCAATAGTCTTTTCGATTTGGTAGAGGAAGATTCTGAAAAAAGAAAACTTATTCAAAGAAGTTTTGAAGATATGATGAAAAATATTATTTACAAAGCAGAGTGTCAGGGACTTAAAAATTCCTTTTTTCTTCATATCTCTCCAAATCTAGGAAGTAAGAATGGAAATGAAATAATAAAACTCTCTACTAAAAATGATATTGGATCAACCGATATACAGCTACTTCTTAAAGGGGCAGTTAAAGACTCTGGAGTTCTATTTTTATTAAATAAATTTATTTATGATAAAACTGGCAAAGCTCCATTTGGTAGAAACTTTAATTTTAGAGATTCACCTAATTCTCTTAAAGAAAAAGTAGATTTCTGTAAAAATAATATTAATTCAAAAGACATGCCAACTATTATAGGAATTGGAGATACAGTAACATCAAAGAAAAATATTAATAATCTCTATTTAAGAGGTGGGAGCGATCGTTCTTTTTTAGAATTTATTCAATTACTAGGAAAAGAATTTAAAAGTAATAATAAAATAATTTTCGTTGATAGTAGTTCGGGAGAAGTTAATAGACCTTCAACCAAAATATCTGGTTTAAATGGAATAAGTGATGAAGAAGATCACTTAAAATTTGATATGATTTTTCAAAATGGTCCTAGAGAATATATAAATTGGTTTATTGAATTTGTGAAAAATCGTTCCAAAATAAAAAAAAACTTAATTTAA
- the arsS gene encoding arsenosugar biosynthesis radical SAM (seleno)protein ArsS (Some members of this family are selenoproteins.) encodes MIDKFPSICKEPIDTLQINIGYKCNQACRHCHVNSSPLRTEKMSNEIISLIPKIIDKYKIKTLDITGGAPEMHPEFRNLITSLSNKNIDIIDRCNLTIFFEKGYEDLPQFLANNNVIVTASLPCYEKNNVEEQRGFGVFDKSINALKILNKLGYGKSKNELQLNLVYNPVNPVLPPSQEILQADYKRILFEKYDISFNNLYTITNMPINRYADSLKREDKLSSYYKLLKENFNKNNLENLMCKKTISVNWQGQIYDCDFNQQINLQENKGPKTLFDLMNKSFKFNYRVAVKEHCFACTAGAGSSCGGTLS; translated from the coding sequence ATGATAGATAAATTCCCATCCATATGTAAAGAGCCTATTGATACTTTACAGATCAATATAGGTTATAAATGTAATCAAGCATGCAGGCATTGCCACGTAAATTCAAGCCCATTACGTACTGAAAAAATGTCTAATGAAATAATTTCTCTTATTCCAAAAATAATAGATAAATATAAAATCAAAACTTTAGATATTACTGGAGGAGCACCTGAAATGCATCCTGAATTTAGAAATTTAATCACAAGTTTAAGTAATAAAAATATTGATATTATTGATAGATGTAACTTAACAATTTTCTTTGAAAAGGGGTATGAAGATTTACCGCAATTTCTTGCGAATAATAATGTAATAGTTACAGCATCACTTCCATGCTATGAAAAAAATAATGTAGAGGAACAAAGGGGCTTCGGGGTCTTTGATAAAAGTATTAATGCTTTAAAAATACTCAATAAACTGGGGTATGGAAAAAGTAAAAATGAACTGCAATTAAATCTAGTTTATAATCCCGTAAATCCAGTACTTCCTCCATCTCAAGAAATCCTACAAGCTGATTATAAAAGAATTCTTTTTGAGAAATATGATATCTCATTTAATAATCTTTATACGATTACTAATATGCCAATTAATAGATACGCAGATTCCCTTAAGAGAGAGGATAAACTTAGTTCTTATTACAAACTACTCAAAGAAAATTTTAATAAAAATAATCTAGAAAACCTTATGTGCAAAAAAACTATAAGTGTTAATTGGCAAGGACAAATATATGATTGTGACTTTAACCAACAAATAAATTTACAGGAAAATAAAGGACCAAAGACTCTTTTTGATTTAATGAATAAATCATTTAAATTTAATTATAGAGTAGCTGTTAAAGAACATTGTTTTGCTTGCACCGCAGGGGCTGGTTCAAGCTGTGGAGGTACTTTATCTTAG
- a CDS encoding sodium/glutamate symporter, whose amino-acid sequence MNISFLQNKDVFSNSLLISFSGFLIISFFLIFGRRLKLAVQLERFGLPIAVISGVAGISIGPYGLIHFLSKETTSVWSNFPTPLLSLVFATLMMGRPIPNINGLIKPIVNQFLLALSLGFGQFFIGGLVVKYLLAPHMDINPLMGCLIEVGFEGGHGAATIIGESFDRLGFSDGLDLGLAMATMGLLTSSLLGSIFIFIGRTLRLSDTEEIIDKKENLNTNINLKTEFLVDLRVLLINLGFAGLAIIFGVLLLQFLRYISNYFGEFSREIIFSLPVFPLILIGSLLIRYILEKTKNTDFISNILQREIGILSTDLLIFTAMASLDIATVFENWVLILLLTIFGLFWNLICIAYFAYFIFDDYWFEKSLIEFGNSTGVVASGLLLLRLADPKNISKTLPIFTSKQLFAQLILSGGFFTVVAPLVISKIGLDYWTEICALITFLIIIIAFLFNKKFSASYQ is encoded by the coding sequence TTGAATATTTCTTTCCTACAAAATAAAGATGTTTTTTCAAATTCCCTTTTAATAAGCTTTTCCGGATTTTTAATAATATCTTTTTTCTTGATATTTGGGAGAAGATTAAAACTAGCTGTTCAATTAGAAAGATTTGGATTACCCATCGCAGTTATTTCAGGTGTCGCTGGTATCTCAATAGGACCTTATGGTTTAATCCATTTTTTATCTAAAGAGACTACAAGTGTTTGGAGTAATTTCCCAACTCCTCTATTGTCATTAGTTTTTGCAACTTTGATGATGGGAAGACCAATACCTAACATTAATGGTTTAATTAAGCCTATTGTCAACCAGTTTTTACTTGCTCTTTCCTTAGGGTTTGGCCAGTTTTTTATTGGTGGATTAGTTGTTAAATACCTTTTAGCTCCTCATATGGATATAAATCCTTTAATGGGATGTTTGATAGAGGTTGGTTTTGAGGGGGGGCATGGAGCTGCCACTATTATTGGAGAAAGTTTTGATAGACTTGGATTCTCAGATGGACTTGATCTCGGACTAGCGATGGCAACAATGGGACTTTTGACGTCTTCATTATTAGGCAGTATATTCATTTTTATTGGAAGAACTTTAAGGCTTTCAGATACAGAGGAAATTATAGATAAAAAAGAAAATTTAAATACAAATATAAATCTTAAAACCGAATTTTTAGTAGATTTGAGAGTATTGCTAATAAATCTTGGTTTTGCAGGTTTAGCAATCATTTTTGGTGTATTGCTTCTTCAGTTTTTAAGATATATTTCAAATTACTTTGGTGAATTTTCAAGAGAAATTATCTTTTCACTTCCTGTCTTTCCTCTTATTCTTATAGGCTCTCTTTTGATAAGATATATTTTAGAAAAAACAAAAAATACAGATTTTATCTCTAATATTCTTCAAAGAGAAATAGGCATACTATCAACAGATTTATTGATTTTTACAGCAATGGCAAGTTTAGATATCGCAACTGTTTTTGAAAATTGGGTTCTTATATTATTGCTTACTATTTTTGGTTTGTTCTGGAATTTGATTTGTATTGCTTATTTTGCATACTTTATATTTGATGATTACTGGTTTGAGAAAAGTTTAATAGAGTTTGGTAATTCTACAGGTGTAGTTGCTTCGGGTTTATTATTGTTGAGGCTTGCAGATCCTAAAAACATTTCTAAAACTCTTCCTATTTTTACATCTAAACAACTTTTCGCCCAATTAATACTATCAGGAGGCTTTTTTACTGTAGTAGCACCTCTAGTTATATCTAAAATCGGACTAGATTATTGGACAGAGATTTGCGCATTAATAACTTTTTTAATTATTATTATCGCTTTTTTATTTAATAAAAAATTTTCTGCAAGTTACCAATAA
- a CDS encoding glutathione S-transferase N-terminal domain-containing protein, with protein MTTDILYSFRRCPYAIRARWALLICEIELEIREVDLKNKPLEFTNKSRTNTVPILLKKNNKVIEESLDIIIWALGESKKEGIKNFYIPKNKEKEILEIISENDNSFKYHLDRFKYSARFTACDKDYHFSEATKFIKKWNRNISKSRWIIGDKTTIADWCIWPFVRQYKIACESQKKTNYFESPIQEWLESFEKHKYFKKLMHKYNPWEPANKKVYFPFY; from the coding sequence ATGACAACAGATATATTATATTCATTTCGTAGATGTCCATATGCAATTCGAGCTAGATGGGCATTATTAATTTGCGAAATTGAACTAGAAATAAGAGAAGTTGATTTAAAAAATAAGCCCTTAGAATTTACGAATAAATCAAGAACTAATACTGTTCCCATTTTATTAAAAAAAAATAATAAAGTTATAGAAGAAAGTTTAGATATTATAATTTGGGCACTTGGAGAATCAAAGAAGGAAGGCATAAAAAACTTTTATATTCCCAAAAATAAAGAAAAAGAGATTTTAGAAATAATTTCCGAAAATGATAATAGTTTTAAATATCATTTAGACCGTTTTAAATATTCAGCAAGATTTACTGCCTGCGATAAAGATTATCATTTTTCAGAAGCTACTAAATTCATCAAAAAATGGAACAGAAATATCTCAAAAAGCAGATGGATAATTGGAGATAAAACTACAATTGCTGATTGGTGTATTTGGCCATTTGTTAGGCAATATAAAATTGCCTGCGAGAGTCAAAAAAAAACAAACTATTTTGAGTCTCCTATACAAGAGTGGTTAGAATCATTTGAAAAACATAAATATTTTAAAAAATTAATGCATAAATATAATCCATGGGAACCAGCTAACAAAAAAGTTTATTTTCCTTTTTATTAG